One segment of Brassica napus cultivar Da-Ae chromosome C3, Da-Ae, whole genome shotgun sequence DNA contains the following:
- the LOC106386737 gene encoding uncharacterized protein LOC106386737 — protein MARSPYYGSSYLDYLSLPNPHLCFFFMVVFFVFSFTWYLNYESILEDTMNNLKFFIILSPLFLLLLVHFFSGGLSLYVPLPEQDSIHHAGSSPWGVAAVLVVILFMVSYQSDIHEMWFPFGAK, from the exons ATGGCGA GATCACCATACTACGGTTCATCATACTTAGACTACCTCTCTCTCCCAAACCCACATCTATGTTTCTTCTTCATGGTCGTCTTCTTCGTGTTCTCCTTCACGTGGTACTTGAACTACGAGTCCATCCTCGAAGACACCATGAATAATCTCAAGTTCTTCATCATCCTCTCccctctcttcctcctcctcctcgtccACTTCTTCTCCGGAGGACTTTCCTTGTACGTCCCCTTGCCTGAACAAGACTCCATCCACCATGCCGGTTCTTCCCCTTGGGGCGTAGCGGCCGTGCTCGTGGTCATCTTGTTCATGGTCTCGTACCAGTCAGACATCCATGAGATGTGGTTTCCCTTTGGGGCTAAGTAG
- the LOC106386735 gene encoding probable plastid-lipid-associated protein 8, chloroplastic produces the protein MATAASSLTIASSFSEPRTQIRSSKRSNLPVLQFSIPYKANSRSRRLVVRSVSAPNVEIRTGPDDLISSLLSKVANSDGGVTLSPEQHKEVAKVAGELQKYCVSEPVKCPLIFGDWDVVYCSVPTSPGGGYRSVIGRLFFRTNEMIQGIDSPDIVRNRVSFTALGFLDGDVSLTGKLKVLDSEWVQVIFEPPELKVGSLEFKYGFESEVKLRITYVDEKLRLGLGSRGSLFVFRRRQ, from the exons ATGGCTACGGCTGCTTCTTCCCTTACGATCGCGTCGTCGTTCTCGGAACCACGGACTCAGATCCGTTCATCGAAACGCTCGAACCTTCCAGTACTCCAATTCTCCATCCCGTATAAGGCTAATTCACGGAGCAGGAGACTCGTCGTACGCTCCGTTTCAGCGCCCAACGTTGAGATCCGTACCGGACCCGATGATCTCATTTCATCCCTCCTCTCTAAG GTTGCGAACAGCGATGGAGGTGTGACGCTTAGCCCTGAGCAACACAAAGAGGTGGCAAAAGTGGCTGGAGAGCTTCAAAAGTACTGTGTGAGCGAGCCTGTTAAGTGCCCTCTCATCTTCGGAG ATTGGGACGTGGTGTACTGTTCTGTACCGACATCTCCTGGTGGAGGCTACAGAAGCGTGATAGGGCGTCTCTTCTTCAGAACTAATGAGATGATCCAAGGCATTGATTCTCCTGATATAGTGAGGAACCGAGTTTCCTTTACTGCGTTGGGTTTTCTTGACGGAGACGTCTCCTTGACAG GGAAGCTGAAAGTGTTGGACAGTGAGTGGGTTCAGGTGATATTCGAGCCTCCGGAACTCAAGGTTGGTTCTCTTGAGTTTAAATATGGGTTTGAAAGCGAAGTGAAGCTTAGGATCACATACGTTGATGAGAAACTTAGGTTGGGATTAGGGTCTAGAGGATCGTTGTTCGTCTTCAGGAGGCGTCAGTAA
- the LOC106386733 gene encoding glycine-rich RNA-binding protein RZ1B isoform X1 — MTMEDANSVYVGGLPYDVTEEALRRVFSTYGTVVDIKIVNDRSVRGKCYGFVTFSNRRSADDAIQDMDGKIIGGRAVRVNEVTTRFGGQGRFQPQSPSDGRSDFGYERDRFSDRSRERDRSQDRRRAYERSHGFEGRNDHGMLDRDGYKERGFEEGDWRGDRSFEDNGRGVHRASSDEETKREDSTMLDGGRGRDGKDHFSNSSGDRSFQVTIMFVRKLLLHSIVHVKLASFIQVKEELEALIKTHDVLQDEVLVMEERLEVKEVLCSELEKKSKRLEDLLSNEKKLTSQRRKELAKLHKSYSKVRECGDNLKGCEQELQSLVNSAAREGVAGADEGLENGYVQYKV, encoded by the exons ATGACGATGGAGGATGCTAACTCCGTCTACGTCGGCGGCCTCCCTTACGACGTCACCGAGGAAGCTCTCCGCCGTGTTTTCTCCACTTACGGCACCGTTGTCGACATTAAG ATTGTGAATGATCGGAGTGTAAGAGGGAAATGCTACGGCTTCGTTACATTTTCGAATCGTCGATCTGCTGATGATGCTATCCAAGACATGGATGGCAAA ATTATTGGTGGGCGTGCGGTGCGTGTGAATGAGGTGACAACAAGATTTGGTGGTCAGGGGAGGTTTCAACCACAAAGCCCCTCTGATGGGAGAAGTGATTTTGGTTATGAAAGGGATCGGTTTAGTGATAGGTCACGGGAACGGGATAGGTCTCAGGACAGGAGAAGAGCTTATGAACGTTCACATGGTTTCGAGGGGAGAAATGATCATGGTATGCTGGATAGGGATGGTTACAAGGAGAGAGGTTTCGAAGAAGGAGATTGGCGTGGGGATAGGTCTTTTGAGGATAATGGTAGGGGGGTTCACAGGGCCAGTTCTGACgaagaaacaaagagagaagATAG TACCATGCTTGATGGTGGGCGTGGTAGAGATGGCAAAGATCACTTCTCTAACTCAAGTGGAGATCGCAGCTTTCAGGTAACGATAATGTTTGTTAGGAAATTATTGCTGCATAGTATAGTTCATGTAAAACTTGCGTCTTTCATACAGGTGAAAGAAGAATTGGAAGCGCTGATCAAGACGCATGACGTGCTTCAAGATGAG GTTCTGGTGATGGAAGAGAGATTGGAAGTAAAAGAAGTTCTGTGCTCAGAGCTAGAGAAGAAGTCTAAG AGATTAGAAGATTTATTGAGCAATGAAAAGAAACTGACTTCACAACGCCGAAAAGAATTGGCAAAG CTACACAAATCATATTCAAAGGTCAGAGAGTGCGGTGACAACCTGAAAGGCTGCGAACAGGAACTCCAG TCGCTTGTTAATTCAGCAGCTAGAGAAGGCGTGGCTGGTGCTGATGAAGGACTAGAAAACGGGTATGTGCAGTACAAGGTGTAG
- the LOC106386733 gene encoding cold-inducible RNA-binding protein A isoform X2: protein MTMEDANSVYVGGLPYDVTEEALRRVFSTYGTVVDIKIVNDRSVRGKCYGFVTFSNRRSADDAIQDMDGKIIGGRAVRVNEVTTRFGGQGRFQPQSPSDGRSDFGYERDRFSDRSRERDRSQDRRRAYERSHGFEGRNDHGMLDRDGYKERGFEEGDWRGDRSFEDNGRGVHRASSDEETKREDSTMLDGGRGRDGKDHFSNSSGDRSFQVKEELEALIKTHDVLQDEVLVMEERLEVKEVLCSELEKKSKRLEDLLSNEKKLTSQRRKELAKLHKSYSKVRECGDNLKGCEQELQSLVNSAAREGVAGADEGLENGYVQYKV, encoded by the exons ATGACGATGGAGGATGCTAACTCCGTCTACGTCGGCGGCCTCCCTTACGACGTCACCGAGGAAGCTCTCCGCCGTGTTTTCTCCACTTACGGCACCGTTGTCGACATTAAG ATTGTGAATGATCGGAGTGTAAGAGGGAAATGCTACGGCTTCGTTACATTTTCGAATCGTCGATCTGCTGATGATGCTATCCAAGACATGGATGGCAAA ATTATTGGTGGGCGTGCGGTGCGTGTGAATGAGGTGACAACAAGATTTGGTGGTCAGGGGAGGTTTCAACCACAAAGCCCCTCTGATGGGAGAAGTGATTTTGGTTATGAAAGGGATCGGTTTAGTGATAGGTCACGGGAACGGGATAGGTCTCAGGACAGGAGAAGAGCTTATGAACGTTCACATGGTTTCGAGGGGAGAAATGATCATGGTATGCTGGATAGGGATGGTTACAAGGAGAGAGGTTTCGAAGAAGGAGATTGGCGTGGGGATAGGTCTTTTGAGGATAATGGTAGGGGGGTTCACAGGGCCAGTTCTGACgaagaaacaaagagagaagATAG TACCATGCTTGATGGTGGGCGTGGTAGAGATGGCAAAGATCACTTCTCTAACTCAAGTGGAGATCGCAGCTTTCAG GTGAAAGAAGAATTGGAAGCGCTGATCAAGACGCATGACGTGCTTCAAGATGAG GTTCTGGTGATGGAAGAGAGATTGGAAGTAAAAGAAGTTCTGTGCTCAGAGCTAGAGAAGAAGTCTAAG AGATTAGAAGATTTATTGAGCAATGAAAAGAAACTGACTTCACAACGCCGAAAAGAATTGGCAAAG CTACACAAATCATATTCAAAGGTCAGAGAGTGCGGTGACAACCTGAAAGGCTGCGAACAGGAACTCCAG TCGCTTGTTAATTCAGCAGCTAGAGAAGGCGTGGCTGGTGCTGATGAAGGACTAGAAAACGGGTATGTGCAGTACAAGGTGTAG
- the LOC106386730 gene encoding GDP-fucose transporter 1-like produces the protein MSSSSYATSSLVVGYALCSSLLAVINKFAITYFNYPGLLTALQYLTSTVGVYLLGKLGFLHHDAFTWDTAKKFLPAAVVFYLAIFTNTNLLRHANVDTFIVFRSLTPLLVAIADTVFRSQPRPSKLTFLSLLVILAGAVGYVANDSAFTLTAYSWALAYLVTITTEMVYIKHMVSSLELNTWGFVLYNNLLSLMIAPIFWFLTGEYTDVFTAVNANGGSLFEPVAFFAVALSCVFGFLISFFGFAARKAISATAFTVTGVVNKFLTVVINVLIWDKHASPVGLVCLLVTICGGIGYQQSVTVAKKPTSGPAQVLNDSEKVDEESVELIPGKVATNV, from the coding sequence ATGTCATCATCCTCCTACGCCACGAGCAGCCTCGTCGTCGGCTACGCCCTCTGCTCCAGCCTCCTCGCCGTCATCAACAAGTTCGCAATCACCTACTTCAACTACCCCGGCCTCCTCACCGCCCTCCAGTACCTAACCTCCACCGTCGGCGTCTACCTCCTCGGGAAGCTAGGCTTCCTCCACCACGACGCGTTCACGTGGGACACCGCCAAGAAGTTCCTCCCCGCCGCCGTCGTCTTCTACCTCGCGATCTTCACCAACACGAACCTCCTCCGCCACGCTAACGTCGACACCTTCATCGTGTTCAGGTCTCTCACCCCTCTCCTCGTCGCGATCGCGGATACGGTTTTCCGCTCCCAGCCGCGTCCTTCGAAGCTCACGTTCTTGTCTTTGTTAGTGATCCTCGCTGGCGCGGTTGGTTACGTGGCGAACGACTCTGCTTTTACTCTAACGGCCTATTCGTGGGCCTTGGCTTATCTCGTTACGATAACTACCGAGATGGTTTATATTAAGCATATGGTTTCGAGTCTTGAGCTCAACACGTGggggtttgttttatataataatctCTTGTCGCTGATGATTGCGCCGATCTTTTGGTTCCTCACGGGGGAGTACACGGATGTTTTCACGGCGGTGAATGCTAACGGAGGGAGTTTGTTTGAGCCCGTTGCGTTTTTCGCTGTGGCGTTGTCGTGTGTGTTTGGGTTTCTTATTAGCTTCTTTGGGTTCGCTGCGAGGAAAGCTATCTCCGCTACGGCTTTTACTGTGACGGGTGTTGTGAACAAGTTCTTGACTGTTGTGATTAATGTTCTGATTTGGGACAAGCATGCGAGTCCTGTTGGGTTGGTTTGTCTTCTTGTTACGATCTGTGGTGGTATTGGTTATCAGCAGTCCGTGACCGTGGCTAAGAAACCGACCAGTGGTCCAGCTCAAGTGTTGAACGACAGTGAGAAGGTTGATGAAGAGTCGGTGGAGTTGATTCCGGGGAAAGTAGCTACTAATGTATGA
- the LOC106441534 gene encoding 26S proteasome regulatory subunit 8 homolog A-like codes for MAAVGIETRRPEGAMEETCNVKGAQGEGLKQYYLQHIDELQRLLRQKTNNLNRLEAQRNDLNSRVRMLREELQLLQEPGSYVGEVVKVMGKNKVLVKVHPEGKYVVDIDKSIDITKLTPSTRVALRNDSYVLHLVLPSKVDPLVNLMKVEKVPDSTYDMIGGLDQQIKEIKEVIELPIKHPELFESLGIAQPKGVLLYGPPGTGKTLLARAVAHHTDCTFIRVSGSELVQKYIGEGSRMVRELFVMAREHAPSIIFMDEIDSIGSARMESGSGNGDSEVQRTMLELLNQLDGFEASNKIKVLMATNRIDILDQALLRPGRIDRKIEFPNPNEDSRCDILKIHSRKMNLMRGIDLKKIAEKMNGASGAELKAVCTEAGMFALRERRVHVTQEDFEMAVAKVMKKDTEKNMSLRKLWK; via the exons ATGGCGGCCGTAGGAATCGAGACGAGGCGTCCTGAGGGTGCGATGGAGGAAACCTGCAACGTGAAGGGAGCACAAGGAGAGGGGCTTAAGCAGTACTATCTCCAGCACATCGACGAGCTCCAGCGACTTCTCCGCCAGAAAACTAACAACCTCAATCGCCTCGAAGCTCAGAGGAACGATCTCAACTCTCGAG TACGAATGCTGAGAGAAGAGTTGCAGCTGCTTCAGGAACCTGGGTCCTATGTGGGTGAAGTGGTCAAAGTTATGGGAAAAAACAAGGTCTTGGTTAAG GTTCATCCAGAGGGGAAGTATGTTGTTGATATTGACAAAAGTATAGACATAACTAAACTTACCCCATCTACAAGAGTCGCTCTCCGTAATGATAGCTATGTTCTCCACCTTGTCCTGCCAAGTAAAGTTGATCCCCTGGTTAACCTTATGAAAGTTGAGAAGGTTCCTGACTCCACTTATGACATGATTGGTGGTCTTGACCAGCAAATTAAGGAAATTAAGGAG GTCATTGAGCTTCCAATCAAGCATCCTGAATTGTTTGAGTCTCTTGGAATCGCTCAGCCAAAG GGTGTGTTGTTATATGGTCCACCCGGGACTGGAAAGACACTTTTGGCTCGGGCTGTGGCACATCACACCGACTGTACCTTCATCAGAGTTTCTGGTTCGGAGCTGGTccagaaatacattggagaagGTTCTAGAATGGTGAGAGAACTTTTTGTGATGGCAAG GGAGCATGCACCATCAATCATCTTTATGGATGAGATCGATAGTATCGGGTCTGCTCGTATGGAGTCTGGAAGTGGAAACGGTGACAGTGAGGTTCAGCGGACTATGCTTGAGCTTCTCAATCAACTTGACGGTTTCGAAGCATCAAACAAAATCAAG GTTCTGATGGCGACAAATCGTATTGATATTCTGGATCAAGCTCTCCTCAGGCCAGGAAGGATTGATAGGAAAATCGAATTCCCTAATCCTAATGAAGAT TCACGTTGTGATATCTTGAAGATTCACTCGAGGAAGATGAACTTGATGCGTGGAATTGATCTGAAAAAGATTGCAGAGAAGATGAATGGTGCTTCAGGTGCCGAACTGAAG GCTGTGTGCACGGAGGCGGGAATGTTTGCTCTGAGGGAGAGGAGAGTACACGTGACACAGGAAGACTTTGAGATGGCAGTGGCGAAGGTTATGAAGAAAGACACAGAGAAGAACATGTCTCTGCGTAAGCTCTGGAAGTAG
- the LOC106386725 gene encoding GTP-binding nuclear protein Ran-2, with translation MALPNQQTVDYPSFKLVIVGDGGTGKTTFVKRHLTGEFEKKYEPTIGVEVHPLDFFTNCGKIRFYCWDTAGQEKFGGLRDGYYIHGQCAVIMFDVTARLTYKNVPTWHRDLCRVCENIPIVLCGNKVDVKNRQVKAKQVTFHRKKNLQYYEISAKSNYNFEKPFLYLARKLAGDQNLHFVESPALAPPEVHIDVAEQQRNEADLIAAAAQPLPDDDDDAFE, from the exons ATG GCTCTACCTAACCAGCAAACCGTCGATTACCCTAGCTTCAAGCTCGTCATTGTTGGTGACGGAGGCACAG GAAAAACAACTTTTGTCAAGAGACATCTTACTGGAGAGTTCGAGAAGAAGTATGAAC CTACTATTGGTGTGGAGGTTCATCCTCTAGATTTCTTCACAAACTGTGGCAAGATCCGTTTCTACTGCTGGGACACTGCTGGTCAAGAAAAGTTCGGTGGCCTTAGAGATGGTTACTA CATCCATGGTCAATGTGCTGTAATCATGTTCGACGTGACGGCGCGTCTCACATACAAGAACGTCCCCACGTGGCACCGTGACCTCTGCCGTGTGTGCGAGAACATCCCCATCGTTCTCTGCGGGAACAAGGTCGACGTGAAGAACAGGCAAGTGAAGGCCAAGCAGGTGACGTTCCACAGGAAGAAGAATCTTCAGTACTATGAGATCTCCGCGAAGAGTAACTACAACTTCGAGAAGCCCTTCTTGTACCTCGCTAGGAAGCTTGCCGGGGACCAGAACCTTCACTTTGTCGAGTCGCCAGCTCTTGCTCCCCCTGAGGTTCACATTGACGTTGCTGAGCAGCAGAGGAACGAGGCTGATCTCATTGCCGCAGCCGCTCAGCCTCTccctgatgatgatgatgacgctTTTGAGTAA
- the LOC106386724 gene encoding uncharacterized protein LOC106386724: MRFKKRTKVEVLTKSSVPSGAWRSAEIPSGNGHYYTVMYDGNDGGTTERVPRKSMRPEPPPLQVLQSWAPGDVLEVFERCSWKKAIVSKVLENDCVLVRLLGSSLKIKANKSDIRVRQSWQDNEWITVGQGTSQTSTGKLGRRKVNLKGEYVSSESKDKLNESHVFSTKGPKKRTYSLVEPHKEEQEDDRESVASSVGSCNMDMDGLSTVSFGPIETGNSSDTESSSCVYTSIKIKKSNFPANSSEAADVVHMLELDEYRSSIERLHASGPNITWEQETWITNLRLRLNISNEEHLMQIRNLISVDNGTTYR, encoded by the exons ATGAGGTTCAAGAAACGAACCAAAGTAGAAGTGTTGACCAAATCATCTGTTCCATCTGGTGCTTGGCGATCTGCTGAGATACCATCAGGAAATGGGCATTATTACACTGTCATGTATGATGGTAATGACGGTGGTACTACAGAGAGGGTGCCGAGGAAGAGTATGAGACCTGAGCCTCCTCCTTTACAAGTCCTACAATCTTGGGCTCCTGGTGACGTTCTTGAGGTTTTCGAACGCTGTTCGTGGAAGAAGGCAATAGTTTCCAAGGTGTTGGAGAATGATTGTGTCTTGGTTAGATTACTTGGTTCCTCACTGAAGATAAAGGCAAACAAATCCGACATTCGGGTTAGACAATCTTGGCAAGACAACGAGTGGATCACGGTCGGGCAG GGTACATCACAGACTTCAACAGGAAAGTTAGGGAGGAGAAAGGTGAATCTGAAAGGGGAGTATGTTTCATCTGAGAGCAAAGACAAGCTCAATGAGTCTCATGTATTTTCAACTAAAGGTCCAAAGAAACGGACCTATTCCTTGGTTGAACCACacaaagaagaacaagaagacgATAGAGAGAGTGTTGCATCTTCTGTTGGCAGTTGTAACATGGACATGGACGGTTTAAGCACTGTCTCTTTCGGTCCCATAGAAACCGGTAATTCTAGTGACACAGAGTCATCCTCTTGTGTCTACACAAGCATCAAGATCAAGAAGTCTAACTTTCCAGCAAACAGCTCAGAAGCTGCTGATGTTGTTCACATGCTAGAGTTGGATGAATACCGATCCAGCATTGAGAGACTGCACGCATCAGGACCCAACATAACATGGGAACAAGAAACCTGGATCACAAATCTCCGCTTGAGATTGAACATATCAAATGAGGAACATCTGATGCAGATAAGAAACCTCATCTCTGTTGATAACGGTACTACTTACAGATAG
- the LOC106386723 gene encoding tRNA dimethylallyltransferase 9-like (The RefSeq protein has 1 substitution compared to this genomic sequence) — protein sequence MVTSSSVFLTARTCCLRLQPPSLVLRRRLCGATACSVSLNGNTSNKKRNSDKEKVIVISGPTGAGKSRLALELAKRLNGEIISADSVQVYKGLDVGSAKPSASDRKEVPHHLIDILHPSQDYSVGQFFEDGRQATKDILSRGRVPIVTGGTGLYLRWFIYGKPDVPKPSPEIISEVHDTLLDFQTDHNWDAAVEFVVNAGDRKAYSLARNDWYRLKRSLEILKSTGSPPSSFRVPYDSFRDNLNSPDANDDFSENDISVQNIETDLDYDFLCFFLSSPRIDLYRSIDFRCEDMLSGADGVLSEARWLLDLGLLPNTGSATRAIGYRQAMEYLSKCRQQGGVSSPGEFYWFLNKFQQVSRNFAKRQMTWFRCEPMYHWLNASKPLDTILDFIYDAYEKETETLVVPDSIRMSKEMRNSREANALKAYRPRNRHFVGREDCSSVLEWIRSEGCKSEVSCVEGAAI from the exons ATGGTGACTAGCAGTAGCGTATTCTTGACTGCCCGTACATGTTGCTTGAGGCTGCAACCGCCTTCCCTTGTACTGCGCCGGAGATTATGCGGCGCCACCGCTTGCTCTGTTTCTCTAAACGGGAACACTTCGAATAAGAAGAGAAACTCCGATAAGGAGAAGGTGATTGTGATATCTGGTCCCACCGGCGCCGGGAAAAGCAGGCTCGCCTTGGAGCTAGCTAAGCGTCTCAACGGCGAAATCATCAGTGCTGACTCCGTCCAG GTGTACAAAGGCCTTGATGTTGGATCAGCCAAGCCATCAGCAAGTGATAGAAAG GAGGTGCCACATCATCTTATCGACATTCTGCATCCCTCTCAAG ACTACTCCGTGGGACAATTTTTCGAAGATGGAAGGCAAGCTACTAAAGACATTCTTAGTAGAGGGCGTGTTCCCATAGTCACAGGTGGCACTGGACTGTACCTCCGATG GTTTATCTATGGGAAGCCAGATGTACCTAAGCCTTCTCCAGAGATCATCTCTGAGGTCCACGATACGCTACTTGATTTTCAAACCGATCATAACTGGGATGCAGCTGTTGAGTTCGTGGTCAATGCTGGTGATCGGAAGGCTTATTCTTTAGCTCGTAATGATTGGTACAGGCTTAAGCGTAGCCTCGAGATACTCAAG TCAACTGGATCTCCTCCGTCTTCCTTTCGTGTTCCATATGATTCTTTTCGAGATAATTTGAATTCTCCTGATGCCAATGATGACTTCAGTGAGAATGACATCTCTGTCCAGAACATAGAGACGGATTTGGACTATGACTTCCTTTGTTTTTTCCTGTCAAGTCCACGGATTGATCTCTATAGATCTATTGACTTCAGATGTGAAGACATGCTCTCAG GTGCTGATGGAGTTTTGTCAGAAGCTAGATGGCTTCTTGATCTTGGTCTTCTTCCAAACACAGGTTCTGCAACTCGGGCCATTGGCTACAGACAG GCGATGGAATATCTGTCAAAATGTCGTCAACAAGGGGGTGTAAGCTCCCCTGGAGAGTTTTATTGGTTTTTGAACAAATTTCAGCAAGTCTCCAG AAACTTTGCAAAAAGGCAAATGACATGGTTCAGGTGTGAGCCTATGTACCACTGGCTTAATGCTTCTAAACCACTG GATACAATACTTGATTTCATTTACGATGCTTATAAGAAGGAAACAGAGACGCTGGTGGTGCCTGATTCCATCAGGATGAGCAAAGAAATGAGAAACTCTCGAGAAGCTAATGCACTAAAGGCCTACCGCCCCAGAAATAG GCATTTCGTTGGACGAGAGGACTGTTCTTCGGTGTTGGAGTGGATCAGAAGTGAAGGATGTAAGAGTGAAGTTTCATGCGTGGAAGGAGCTGCAATATAA